The following are encoded together in the Pseudoalteromonas shioyasakiensis genome:
- a CDS encoding L-serine ammonia-lyase — MISAFDMFSIGIGPSSSHTVGPMRASRLFVNELEEKNLLANVTDIKVELFGSLGQTGIGHGSGKAVILGLAGYDPETIDADLVDDILAKIEKEQVIYLNQSHKANFPKQGAIVFHRRKTLPKHSNAMEIIASQNGEKLFSKVYYSIGGGFIVSDDEFENEKQKALEIREENPAPYPFNTAKELLELCRESGFSVSTLMMHNEKTLRSEKDIKDELFNIWQVMKACIERGMRTEGILPGGLKVKRRAPSLHLKLNIEVNNDPLRAMDWVDLFALAVNEENAAGGRVVTAPTNGAAGILPAVLMYYHTFIKEVDRDIATRYLLTAAAIGILYKKNASISGAEVGCQGEVGVACSMAAGALTEIMGGNVVQVENAAEIGMEHNLGLTCDPVGGLVQVPCIERNAMGSIKAINASRLAMRGSGEQKVTLDKVIKTMLDTGNDMKTKYKETARGGLAVNIIEC; from the coding sequence ATGATCAGTGCATTCGATATGTTTAGTATTGGTATTGGCCCATCTTCATCTCACACTGTTGGCCCAATGCGCGCTTCGCGTTTATTTGTAAACGAACTAGAAGAAAAAAACTTACTTGCAAACGTTACCGATATTAAAGTTGAGCTGTTTGGCTCACTCGGTCAAACAGGTATTGGCCATGGCTCTGGTAAAGCTGTGATCTTAGGCCTTGCCGGTTATGATCCAGAAACCATTGATGCTGATTTAGTCGACGATATCCTCGCAAAAATCGAAAAAGAACAGGTTATTTATTTAAACCAAAGCCATAAAGCCAATTTCCCTAAGCAAGGTGCGATTGTATTCCATCGTCGTAAAACATTACCAAAACATTCAAATGCAATGGAAATCATTGCCAGCCAAAATGGCGAAAAGTTATTCAGTAAAGTGTATTACTCAATCGGTGGCGGCTTTATCGTCAGTGATGATGAGTTCGAGAACGAAAAACAAAAAGCACTCGAAATCCGCGAAGAAAACCCAGCGCCTTATCCGTTTAACACGGCAAAAGAGTTGTTAGAGCTATGCCGTGAATCAGGGTTCAGTGTATCAACGCTTATGATGCACAACGAAAAAACCCTGCGCAGCGAAAAAGACATCAAAGATGAGCTGTTTAATATTTGGCAAGTTATGAAAGCCTGTATTGAGCGCGGTATGCGTACAGAAGGTATCTTACCAGGTGGTTTAAAAGTAAAACGTCGCGCCCCTAGTTTACACCTTAAATTAAATATTGAGGTAAACAACGATCCATTACGTGCTATGGATTGGGTTGATTTATTTGCCCTTGCAGTAAACGAAGAAAACGCTGCTGGCGGCCGTGTTGTTACCGCACCAACCAATGGTGCTGCAGGTATTTTACCAGCGGTATTAATGTATTATCACACGTTCATTAAGGAAGTAGACCGTGATATCGCGACTCGTTACTTATTAACGGCGGCAGCAATTGGTATTTTATATAAAAAGAATGCGTCAATTTCGGGTGCTGAAGTAGGTTGCCAAGGTGAAGTGGGCGTTGCTTGTTCAATGGCAGCGGGTGCACTAACTGAAATCATGGGTGGTAATGTTGTACAGGTTGAAAACGCCGCTGAAATTGGCATGGAGCACAACCTAGGCTTAACCTGTGACCCTGTTGGCGGCCTTGTACAAGTACCGTGTATTGAACGTAATGCGATGGGCTCAATTAAAGCAATTAATGCGTCACGCCTTGCAATGCGTGGTTCTGGCGAGCAAAAAGTGACCCTTGATAAGGTAATTAAAACCATGCTCGACACAGGTAATGATATGAAAACGAAATATAAAGAAACCGCTCGCGGTGGCTTAGCAGTTAATATCATCGAGTGTTAA
- a CDS encoding NUDIX hydrolase, which translates to MNSQQIIARFSLSQTTERQATIRFNAEKRASAVMLPLLDVNDEAHLLLCKRPSYLLHHPGEICLPGGKYEEQDDTLLHTALRELNEELNIGKHQVTVHGKLHQYATLTGFTIEPFVCVLSEGTTWQADPNEVAASFLLPLSYLSNQQNWQPLPFERNGKTITLQGLMTPHGLLWGATASIINNFIKQLALPV; encoded by the coding sequence TTGAATAGCCAACAAATAATTGCCCGTTTTAGTTTAAGTCAAACTACAGAGCGCCAAGCTACTATTCGCTTTAATGCCGAAAAGCGAGCTAGTGCCGTAATGTTACCTCTGCTTGATGTTAACGACGAAGCACATTTATTGCTTTGCAAACGACCTAGTTATTTACTTCATCACCCAGGGGAGATTTGCTTACCAGGTGGAAAGTATGAAGAGCAAGATGACACGTTACTGCACACAGCCCTTCGAGAGCTCAATGAAGAGCTTAATATTGGCAAACATCAAGTGACTGTCCACGGTAAATTACATCAGTACGCGACCCTAACCGGTTTCACTATTGAGCCTTTTGTGTGTGTACTTAGCGAAGGCACAACATGGCAAGCAGATCCCAACGAAGTTGCTGCCAGTTTTTTACTGCCCTTATCTTATTTAAGTAATCAACAAAATTGGCAACCCCTCCCCTTTGAGCGAAATGGTAAAACCATTACTTTGCAAGGCTTGATGACCCCGCACGGTCTGCTTTGGGGAGCAACAGCCAGCATTATTAATAACTTTATCAAACAGCTCGCCCTACCAGTTTAA
- the pabB gene encoding aminodeoxychorismate synthase component I: MINDENLCIKLDLSGDCIALFSHFAHLPHAVLLDSANSEHVNSRFDIIAIAPLMQLEVRENTCFVDGKAQSSDCFSLMKEGLQEFNHTANPNNLPFTGGWLGYFGYDLGRVIESMPSTAENDINMPQMAVGLYPDALIYDKQQQSWFYVCQPNHNRLALYQQHLNETPASAEFALQSDWQSNMGQASYSEKFEKIQAYLKSGDCYQINLAQRFKAEFSGSTWQAYKQLREANKAPFSSYINHPDGAILSISPERFIAINQGQIETKPIKGTLPRLADAKQDQAQATRLQLSEKDRAENVMIVDLLRNDLGKVARPGSVTVPSLFAIESFPAVHHLVSTVRAELADGKDAVDQIHAAFPGGSITGAPKIRAMEIIEELEPHRRSVYCGSIGYLSACGNMDTSITIRTLVCHKGAIYCWAGGGIVADSKVDLEYQETYDKVNKILPLLK, encoded by the coding sequence ATGATAAACGATGAAAATTTGTGCATTAAATTAGATTTAAGTGGTGATTGCATCGCGCTATTTAGTCATTTTGCTCATTTGCCCCATGCTGTGTTGCTCGATTCAGCCAATAGCGAGCATGTGAATAGCCGCTTCGATATCATTGCTATTGCACCATTAATGCAATTAGAAGTGCGTGAAAATACATGCTTTGTCGACGGCAAAGCACAATCAAGTGATTGTTTTAGCTTGATGAAAGAAGGTCTTCAAGAGTTTAATCACACAGCTAACCCTAATAACCTACCCTTTACAGGTGGATGGCTTGGCTATTTTGGTTATGACTTAGGTCGTGTGATTGAAAGCATGCCAAGTACTGCCGAAAACGACATTAACATGCCGCAAATGGCTGTAGGCCTTTATCCAGATGCTCTTATTTATGATAAGCAACAGCAAAGCTGGTTTTACGTCTGTCAGCCAAATCATAATCGCTTAGCGCTATATCAGCAGCACCTAAACGAAACACCAGCAAGTGCAGAGTTCGCGCTACAAAGCGACTGGCAATCAAACATGGGTCAAGCCAGCTACAGCGAAAAGTTCGAGAAAATTCAAGCTTATTTAAAAAGTGGTGACTGCTACCAGATCAACCTTGCACAGCGTTTTAAAGCTGAATTTTCAGGTTCAACATGGCAAGCATATAAACAACTTCGAGAAGCCAATAAAGCACCGTTTTCAAGCTATATAAATCACCCTGATGGCGCTATTTTATCTATCTCCCCTGAGCGTTTTATTGCTATTAATCAGGGTCAAATAGAAACCAAGCCAATAAAAGGAACACTCCCTCGTTTGGCTGACGCTAAACAAGACCAAGCGCAAGCAACTCGATTACAACTATCAGAAAAAGACCGCGCAGAAAATGTCATGATTGTTGATCTGCTGCGCAACGATTTAGGAAAAGTGGCTCGCCCAGGTAGTGTCACAGTACCCTCGTTATTTGCCATTGAAAGCTTTCCGGCTGTGCATCATTTAGTAAGTACTGTGCGCGCAGAATTAGCAGATGGCAAAGATGCCGTTGACCAAATTCATGCCGCTTTCCCGGGTGGTTCAATTACTGGAGCGCCGAAAATTCGCGCTATGGAAATCATAGAAGAGCTCGAGCCGCATCGCCGTAGTGTGTACTGCGGCTCAATTGGCTATTTAAGTGCCTGTGGTAACATGGATACTAGTATCACAATTCGTACTTTAGTGTGCCACAAAGGTGCAATCTATTGCTGGGCTGGCGGTGGCATTGTGGCTGATTCAAAGGTCGACTTGGAGTACCAAGAAACTTACGATAAAGTAAATAAGATACTGCCTTTATTAAAGTAA
- a CDS encoding fumarate hydratase: protein MSTIRQQDFIDSIEDALQYISFYHPLDFVQALEKAYNKEQSKAAKDAIAQILINSRMSAEGKRPLCQDTGIITCFVKVGMDVKWDKTDMTVQQMVDEGTRRAYLNPDNPLRASIVADPAGTRKNTKDNTPSVVHIDLVPGAEVEVMVAAKGGGSENKTKMVMLNPSDDVAAWVEKTLPTMGAGWCPPGMLGIGIGGTAEKAAVLAKESLMDPVDIHELIERGAETTEEKMRIDIFERANKLGIGAQGLGGLTTVVDVKVKTAPTHAASKPVVMIPNCAATRHVHFTLDGSGPADLKAPKLEDWPEVTFEVGEGTRRVDLNTLTKEDTQEWKMGETVLLSGTILTGRDAAHKRLQDMIQSGEGLPEGVDFDNKFIYYVGPVDAVGDEAVGPAGPTTATRMDKFTDMMLEKTGIIGMIGKAERGPATVESIKNNKSIYLMAVGGAAYLVSKAIKKARVVAFEDLGMEAIYEFEVEDMPVTVAVDSEGANAHTQGPAIWKAKIEELDGKLK from the coding sequence ATGAGTACAATTCGTCAGCAAGACTTCATTGATAGCATTGAAGATGCATTGCAATACATTTCTTTTTATCACCCTCTCGATTTCGTACAAGCCTTAGAAAAAGCTTACAACAAAGAGCAAAGCAAAGCGGCAAAAGATGCCATTGCGCAAATTTTAATTAACTCTCGTATGTCTGCTGAAGGTAAACGTCCACTGTGCCAAGATACAGGTATCATTACTTGTTTCGTAAAAGTAGGTATGGATGTTAAGTGGGATAAAACAGACATGACTGTTCAGCAAATGGTTGATGAAGGTACACGTCGCGCATACTTAAACCCAGATAACCCGTTACGTGCATCAATTGTTGCAGATCCAGCTGGTACGCGTAAAAACACCAAAGACAATACTCCATCAGTTGTTCATATCGACTTAGTGCCAGGCGCTGAAGTAGAAGTAATGGTGGCAGCGAAGGGCGGCGGCTCAGAAAATAAAACGAAAATGGTTATGCTTAACCCATCTGATGATGTGGCTGCATGGGTTGAAAAAACATTACCAACAATGGGTGCGGGCTGGTGTCCACCTGGCATGCTAGGTATAGGTATTGGTGGTACTGCAGAAAAAGCTGCGGTACTTGCTAAAGAATCATTAATGGATCCGGTTGATATTCACGAGCTGATTGAGCGCGGCGCAGAAACAACTGAAGAAAAAATGCGTATCGATATCTTCGAACGTGCTAATAAATTAGGTATTGGTGCACAAGGCCTTGGTGGTTTAACAACCGTAGTTGATGTGAAAGTTAAAACGGCACCGACTCACGCAGCATCAAAACCAGTGGTTATGATCCCGAACTGTGCGGCAACTCGTCACGTTCATTTCACATTAGATGGTTCAGGCCCAGCTGATCTTAAAGCGCCTAAACTTGAAGATTGGCCAGAAGTTACGTTTGAAGTAGGTGAAGGTACACGCCGTGTTGATTTAAACACACTGACTAAAGAAGACACGCAAGAATGGAAGATGGGTGAAACGGTTCTTCTGTCTGGTACTATCTTAACGGGTCGTGATGCAGCACATAAACGCCTACAAGATATGATCCAATCAGGTGAAGGGTTACCTGAAGGCGTTGATTTTGATAACAAGTTTATCTACTACGTTGGCCCTGTAGATGCAGTGGGTGATGAAGCGGTAGGTCCTGCTGGCCCTACAACTGCGACTCGTATGGATAAATTCACTGATATGATGTTAGAAAAAACGGGCATCATCGGTATGATTGGTAAAGCAGAGCGTGGTCCTGCAACAGTTGAATCAATCAAAAACAATAAATCTATCTACTTAATGGCAGTAGGTGGTGCAGCTTACCTTGTATCTAAAGCAATCAAGAAAGCACGTGTTGTTGCGTTCGAAGATTTAGGTATGGAAGCAATCTACGAGTTTGAAGTAGAAGATATGCCAGTAACGGTTGCTGTTGATAGTGAAGGCGCCAATGCGCATACGCAAGGCCCTGCTATTTGGAAAGCAAAAATCGAAGAGCTTGATGGCAAATTAAAGTAA
- a CDS encoding Leu/Phe/Val dehydrogenase: MAVFNKVDFDNHEQVVFCSDKESGLKAIIAVHNTKLGPAVGGCRMWDYTTDEDAVTDALRLSKGMTYKNAVARLPFGGGKSVIIGNAKEIKSEQLFRAFGRQLERLSGSYYSAEDVNITCDDVAIMNKETNYVLGLEGKSGNPSPFTAYGTFLGIKAALQHQRGHQDLAGIKVAVQGLGAVAYGLCKHLHEAGATLFVTDINEQAVERVVNDFNATAVGIDEIYDLDVDVYAPCALGATVNDTTIPRLKATIIAGCANNQLAESRHGEIIREKGILYAPDYVINAGGIINVYYETAPEGYSAEASTKHVEGIFDTLTEIFARSEKEQKSTHLIADELALEIIENGL; the protein is encoded by the coding sequence GTGGCTGTATTTAATAAAGTCGACTTTGATAACCACGAGCAAGTGGTGTTTTGTTCAGATAAAGAATCAGGCCTAAAAGCTATTATCGCGGTTCACAATACCAAGTTAGGTCCAGCGGTTGGTGGTTGCAGAATGTGGGACTACACAACTGATGAAGATGCTGTTACTGATGCACTTCGTTTATCAAAAGGTATGACCTACAAAAATGCTGTGGCACGTTTACCATTTGGTGGCGGTAAGTCAGTGATCATCGGTAATGCTAAAGAAATTAAATCAGAGCAACTTTTCCGTGCATTTGGTCGTCAGTTAGAGCGTTTAAGCGGTAGCTACTATTCAGCTGAAGATGTAAACATCACTTGTGATGATGTGGCTATCATGAATAAAGAAACTAACTATGTATTAGGCCTTGAAGGTAAAAGTGGTAACCCTTCACCGTTCACAGCGTATGGTACATTCTTAGGTATTAAAGCAGCTTTACAACATCAACGAGGTCATCAAGACCTTGCTGGTATCAAAGTAGCCGTGCAAGGTTTAGGTGCAGTAGCTTATGGCCTTTGTAAACACCTACATGAAGCGGGCGCAACATTATTTGTAACAGATATCAATGAGCAAGCTGTTGAGCGTGTTGTAAATGACTTCAATGCAACGGCTGTGGGTATTGATGAAATCTACGACTTAGATGTTGATGTGTATGCACCATGTGCACTTGGCGCAACGGTAAATGACACGACTATCCCGCGTTTAAAAGCAACAATTATTGCAGGTTGTGCGAATAACCAATTAGCAGAGTCTCGTCACGGTGAGATCATCCGCGAAAAAGGTATCTTATACGCACCAGATTACGTAATTAACGCAGGTGGTATCATCAACGTTTATTACGAAACGGCACCAGAAGGTTATAGTGCAGAAGCATCAACGAAACACGTTGAAGGCATTTTTGATACGCTAACAGAAATCTTTGCTCGCTCTGAAAAAGAGCAGAAGTCGACGCATTTAATTGCCGATGAACTAGCATTAGAAATTATCGAAAACGGCTTATAA
- a CDS encoding CatA-like O-acetyltransferase translates to MKTPSCEITPIDLATWPRKQHFAFFKEFSLPYFNVCVSLDMAALYNKCKAEPYSFFHSYVYLTLEACHDYAPIRQRIIDSLPVQLSSVRGSVVELAEDETFRFSYFEKQASMEGFSKHAIAVGKTSKAKPFFSDAFAATEGQPDLIHISVLPWLNFTGFSHAVSEGHGLGIPKFVFGQYDSQTGKMPLSIDVHHALMDGLHVARFVKILQEKITNFCN, encoded by the coding sequence ATGAAAACTCCATCTTGTGAAATCACACCTATTGATCTAGCTACTTGGCCTCGCAAACAGCATTTCGCTTTTTTCAAAGAATTTTCTCTGCCATATTTTAATGTATGTGTTTCACTCGACATGGCGGCTCTTTACAACAAGTGCAAAGCAGAACCGTATTCGTTCTTTCACAGCTATGTATACCTAACACTTGAAGCATGTCATGACTATGCACCAATACGTCAACGTATTATTGATTCGTTACCGGTACAACTGTCATCGGTTAGAGGAAGTGTGGTAGAGCTTGCAGAAGATGAAACATTTCGCTTTAGTTATTTTGAAAAACAAGCGTCGATGGAAGGTTTTTCAAAACACGCTATTGCTGTGGGTAAAACAAGTAAAGCAAAACCGTTTTTCTCTGATGCATTTGCTGCAACAGAAGGGCAGCCTGATCTTATTCATATCTCAGTACTTCCATGGTTAAACTTTACCGGCTTCTCGCATGCTGTAAGTGAGGGGCATGGCCTTGGTATTCCTAAGTTTGTGTTTGGTCAATATGACTCACAAACTGGCAAGATGCCGCTTTCAATCGATGTGCATCATGCTTTGATGGATGGCTTGCATGTGGCGCGATTTGTGAAAATACTGCAAGAAAAAATTACGAATTTTTGTAATTGA
- a CDS encoding two-component regulator propeller domain-containing protein: protein MSFSVFADSARLSLSDYFTETWSTRAGLPHNSINGVTQTKDGYIWIATWEGLARFNGREFKLFTRTEIPGLPDSGLRSLIPMDNGDLYIVGARGGIALRSQGGWRALPSSSAMVNHALVTEQGELWLALEGQGIVYRASETASEQKLLDKLSAYRLLQDKTGVIWAATSDGLYQIKNKQVSKVSEDSGLPNASVFTLLLTESGTLIVGTEKGAWQKKNNKFVAINPVLNNESIASLLEDAQGDLWFGTINKGVFRLSSLGLENLAADDGLPNNRILSLLQDREKSIWVGTNAGLFRLREAPFTNWSESRGLASDYVRTVLSHSDGSLWVGSSNGLNRIKNGKLTTLTQAYEKDPLSVLSLTEDKQGGVWLGTYTAGLMKVANGQIYPVKNRSNGLISNEVRAVLFDKVDNLWIGTAGGLTKIDPAGQTELFTTEDGLIGDFIMALVEDDHGRLWVGTGVGVSIYDPATKQFKTLEFPKQFSTEYAFGFYLDGDKMWLATDRGLVRYNLSTDKMSLFGRDQGLPVDKLFQVIEQGDSLWLTSNRGVIQVNKAQLVALLDNPEKVQPMSVSMQLYDEGDGMLSAQANGGSNPAAVLHSDGQVWVATAKGVAIATPERLKEASKRRLSTVIESFEVDGKPMTLPVGNEVLSLPAGVSRVSFNYAGLSFIMPGRLNYQTQLSGYNQQWVDRGRLAITEYTNLPPGKYTFKVRAGYPNSDWQNNEQVLRFKIAPYFWQKTSFKLFVLVAVLFAAYAIYKYRLYHYKRIEIELTEKVEQQMHDLQTQADAFAHLANHDQLTQLPNRRAFDMWLSENFNQFQRDNKTLSIAIMDIDHFKLINDNFSHLIGDKVICEIARLLRMNFPDEGYAARWGGEEFTLLFPYKNAEEAARLCEIIRLEIAGYDFSELADSLSVTVSFGVADNAQVTDYDRLLAHADNALYNAKNNGRNQIIIYNQGCITLD, encoded by the coding sequence TTGAGTTTCAGCGTTTTTGCTGATTCTGCACGCCTCTCTTTAAGTGATTATTTTACAGAGACTTGGAGCACTCGCGCCGGCCTTCCTCACAATAGCATTAATGGCGTTACGCAAACCAAAGATGGTTACATTTGGATAGCGACTTGGGAAGGGCTTGCCCGTTTTAATGGTCGTGAGTTTAAACTTTTTACTCGAACAGAAATTCCTGGTTTACCTGATTCTGGCTTACGCAGCCTGATTCCGATGGATAATGGTGATTTATATATCGTGGGTGCCCGTGGCGGTATTGCGCTTCGCTCACAAGGAGGGTGGCGAGCATTACCAAGTTCATCAGCCATGGTCAATCATGCGCTTGTTACTGAACAAGGTGAGCTATGGCTGGCACTTGAAGGGCAAGGCATTGTTTACCGCGCTTCTGAAACTGCCTCTGAGCAAAAACTGCTTGATAAGCTTAGCGCCTATCGTCTTTTACAAGACAAAACAGGCGTGATTTGGGCTGCGACCAGTGATGGTCTTTATCAAATAAAGAATAAGCAAGTTAGTAAGGTCAGTGAGGACTCTGGGCTTCCAAATGCCTCTGTGTTTACCTTATTACTAACGGAGTCAGGCACATTGATTGTCGGCACCGAAAAAGGCGCATGGCAAAAGAAAAATAATAAGTTTGTTGCTATTAATCCCGTCCTTAACAACGAATCAATTGCTAGTTTACTCGAAGATGCGCAGGGCGATTTGTGGTTTGGCACCATCAATAAAGGGGTGTTCAGACTCAGCAGTTTAGGCCTTGAAAACTTAGCTGCCGATGATGGCTTACCCAACAACCGTATTTTATCTTTACTGCAAGACCGCGAAAAAAGCATTTGGGTTGGCACTAATGCTGGGTTATTCCGCTTGCGCGAAGCACCATTTACAAATTGGAGTGAAAGTCGTGGGCTTGCATCAGACTATGTGCGTACCGTGTTATCGCATTCTGATGGTAGCTTATGGGTGGGCAGTAGCAATGGCTTAAATCGTATTAAAAATGGCAAGCTCACAACCCTTACTCAAGCCTATGAAAAAGATCCACTATCCGTTTTAAGCTTAACCGAAGATAAGCAGGGCGGCGTTTGGTTAGGTACTTATACCGCCGGTTTAATGAAAGTGGCTAATGGGCAAATTTACCCAGTAAAAAACCGCAGTAATGGCCTGATCAGTAACGAAGTTCGCGCTGTGTTGTTCGATAAAGTTGATAACCTATGGATTGGCACTGCCGGTGGTTTAACCAAAATAGACCCTGCTGGGCAAACTGAATTATTTACCACAGAAGATGGCTTAATTGGTGATTTTATTATGGCCCTTGTCGAGGATGACCACGGCAGGTTATGGGTCGGTACGGGGGTCGGTGTATCAATTTATGACCCAGCGACAAAGCAGTTTAAAACTCTCGAGTTTCCAAAGCAGTTCAGTACTGAGTATGCATTCGGCTTTTACTTAGATGGCGATAAAATGTGGCTTGCGACGGATAGAGGCTTAGTTCGTTACAATCTCAGTACAGATAAAATGAGCTTGTTTGGTCGAGATCAAGGTTTACCGGTCGATAAGCTGTTCCAAGTGATTGAGCAAGGTGACTCACTATGGTTGACCAGTAACCGTGGTGTTATTCAAGTGAACAAAGCTCAGCTAGTTGCACTTTTAGATAACCCTGAAAAAGTTCAACCAATGAGCGTTTCGATGCAGCTTTATGATGAAGGCGATGGCATGTTAAGCGCGCAAGCAAATGGCGGTTCAAACCCTGCTGCTGTGCTTCATTCAGATGGTCAAGTATGGGTTGCTACAGCCAAAGGCGTCGCTATTGCCACACCAGAGCGCTTAAAAGAAGCCAGTAAACGACGATTATCGACGGTTATTGAAAGCTTTGAAGTCGATGGAAAACCCATGACTTTACCTGTTGGTAATGAGGTTTTGAGTTTACCTGCTGGGGTTTCTCGGGTTTCGTTTAACTACGCTGGGCTAAGTTTTATCATGCCTGGGCGGTTAAATTACCAAACTCAACTAAGTGGTTACAATCAACAATGGGTAGACAGGGGGCGCTTGGCCATTACCGAGTACACCAATTTACCACCAGGTAAATATACCTTTAAAGTGCGTGCAGGTTACCCAAATAGTGACTGGCAAAATAATGAGCAAGTTCTGCGTTTTAAAATTGCCCCTTATTTTTGGCAAAAAACCAGCTTTAAGTTATTTGTCTTAGTTGCTGTGCTTTTTGCTGCTTATGCTATTTATAAATACCGCTTATATCACTATAAGCGCATCGAAATTGAGTTAACGGAAAAAGTTGAACAGCAAATGCATGATTTACAAACGCAAGCTGATGCTTTTGCTCATTTAGCGAATCATGACCAATTAACGCAATTACCGAATAGACGCGCTTTCGATATGTGGCTGTCTGAAAACTTTAATCAGTTTCAGCGTGACAATAAAACGCTTAGTATTGCCATTATGGATATTGATCACTTCAAACTCATTAATGACAATTTCTCGCACTTAATTGGTGATAAAGTGATTTGTGAAATTGCACGCTTACTGCGTATGAATTTCCCTGATGAAGGTTATGCGGCGCGTTGGGGCGGTGAAGAATTTACCCTGTTGTTCCCATACAAAAATGCTGAAGAAGCCGCAAGATTGTGTGAAATTATCCGTTTAGAGATAGCGGGTTACGATTTCTCAGAATTAGCAGATAGCCTTTCTGTAACGGTAAGTTTTGGTGTGGCAGACAACGCGCAGGTTACTGACTACGACCGCTTGTTAGCACATGCCGACAACGCTTTATACAATGCAAAGAATAACGGTCGAAACCAAATTATTATTTATAATCAAGGCTGTATCACGCTCGATTAA
- a CDS encoding M90 family metallopeptidase, with amino-acid sequence MLNLVLILFLIIFVVCYWRWDDIRNHFWQKKYLNNSLNVQQKNLLLKYMPIYRKMTDADREKLERHIVWFLNEKRFIGCDGLKLNDAMKLIVAADACILVLNKPWPLYRNVKEILLYPSAYYAPQTSRDNAGLVSYHNTVRQGESWPGGTLVLSWHDVLEGNRLPSDGHNLVFHEFAHQLDQETGKTTGTPLLSSNEDYQKWAKVFSRAFNQLKTHLAYGMPHVIHSYGATNEAEFFAVITETFLEKPAELRQFDPEIYHLLVGFYQFDPIAWH; translated from the coding sequence ATGCTTAACCTGGTTTTGATACTTTTTTTAATAATTTTTGTTGTGTGTTACTGGCGCTGGGACGATATCCGTAATCACTTTTGGCAAAAAAAATACCTCAATAATTCCCTCAATGTTCAGCAAAAAAATCTGCTGTTAAAATATATGCCTATATACCGAAAGATGACGGATGCCGATCGTGAAAAGCTGGAGCGTCACATCGTTTGGTTTTTAAATGAAAAACGCTTTATTGGTTGTGATGGTCTTAAGCTTAATGATGCAATGAAGCTGATTGTAGCAGCCGATGCCTGTATTTTAGTGCTTAATAAACCGTGGCCTCTGTATCGTAATGTAAAAGAGATCCTTTTATACCCAAGTGCGTATTATGCCCCGCAAACTTCCCGTGATAATGCAGGGCTTGTCAGTTATCACAATACCGTGCGTCAAGGTGAATCATGGCCGGGCGGAACGCTGGTATTGAGCTGGCATGATGTCCTTGAGGGAAACCGCTTACCAAGTGATGGCCATAACTTGGTATTTCATGAATTTGCCCATCAGCTCGACCAAGAAACAGGTAAAACCACGGGCACGCCATTGCTTTCGAGTAACGAGGATTACCAAAAGTGGGCAAAAGTATTTAGCCGCGCGTTTAATCAACTTAAAACCCATTTAGCTTATGGCATGCCTCATGTTATTCATAGCTATGGCGCGACCAATGAGGCAGAGTTTTTTGCTGTTATCACCGAAACTTTCTTAGAAAAACCTGCTGAACTCAGGCAATTTGACCCAGAAATTTATCATTTACTGGTTGGCTTTTATCAGTTTGATCCGATTGCGTGGCATTAG